From Sceloporus undulatus isolate JIND9_A2432 ecotype Alabama chromosome 6, SceUnd_v1.1, whole genome shotgun sequence, one genomic window encodes:
- the KIF23 gene encoding kinesin-like protein KIF23 isoform X3: protein MKAAARNKTPRKCLLKKSSNNNILKDPVGVYCRVRPVSVPDQECCIEIVSGTTVQVHPPEGYRITRNGEYKELQYSFKEVFGSTTTQRKVFDVVARPLVEDLIHGKNGLLFTYGVTGSGKTHTMTGSPGEGGLLPRCLDMIFNSIGPFQAKRYVFKLDDKNGVDVQCEVDALLERQKREVLPTPKTPSNNRRQIDPEIADMINVQDNCKADEVDEDNVYGVFVSYIEIYNNYIYDLLDETPIDPTKPKLPQSKILREDQNHNMYVAGCTEVEVKSTEEAFEVFWRGQKKRRIANTQLNRESSRSHSVFLIKLAQAPLDADGDNVLQDRELITLSQLSLVDLAGSERTNRTKAEGNRLREAGNINQSLMTLRTCIEVLRENQTYGTNKMVPYRDSKLTHLFKNYFDGEGKVRMIVCVNPKAEDYDESLQVMRFAEITQEVEVARPADKPLCGLMAGRRFKNLAFREELSQQLELRGGPIDGDRERSVTEMLLQNLPPMPSCELLDINDDQTLPRLIEVLEKRHRIRQMLSEEFAKNVLSVKSMLQELDTNIISKENFAQLKIAEKDKIIAGQKTEVERLGKKTKTLEYKIDILEKTASIYEEEKRNLQLELENKSQKLQRQASDKRRLEARLQGMVTETTMKWEKECERRVAAKQLEMQNKLWVKDEKLKQLKAIVTEPKPTKPERPSREKDREKALQRSMSPPPVPLSSHCASQLPQSSNHPPPPATQLQLHRRSNSCSSISVASCISEWEQRTPTQGSKYPSGAGSVSVPRGRSRQQEPEQARPLLMPDRRRGMCWTGGLENSGRGALELEEDPCSRNAPLVRLRHRRSRSAGERWVDHKPPSNIQTETVMQPHVPHAITVAAANEKALAKCDKYMLTHQEMASDGEIETKLIKGDVYKTRGGGQAVQFTEIETLKQESPTGRKRRSSPVSPVPPDEATESEWTDVETRCSVAVEMKAGSYLGPGYQHHAQPKRKKP, encoded by the exons GAGAAATAAAACCCCTCGGAAGTGTCTGCTGAAGAAGTCCTCCAACAACAACATCCTGAAGGACCCCGTCGGC GTGTACTGCCGAGTGCGCCCTGTGAGCGTCCCGGACCAGGAGTGCTGCATAGAGATCGTCAGTGGTACAACGGTCCAGGTCCACCCTCCCGAAGGATACCGCATCACTCGCAATGGGGAGTACAAAGAG CTTCAGTATTCCTTTAAGGAGGTGTTTGGCAGCACTACCACTCAGAGGAAGGTGTTCGATGTGGTTGCTCGGCCCTTGGTGGAAGATCTCATCCACGGGAAAAACG GTCTCCTTTTCACCTATGGCGTCACAGGGAGTGGGAAAACCCACACCATGACAGGGTCTCCTGGTGAGGGAGGGCTGCTTCCACGCTGTTTAGACATGATCTTCAACAGCATTGGACCTTTCCAGGCGAAACGATAC GTTTTCAAGCTCGATGACAAGAACGGGGTTGATGTGCAATGCGAGGTTGATGCTTTACTGGAGCGCCAGAAGAGGGAAGTCCTCCCAACCCCCAAAACTCCATCAAACAA CAGGCGGCAAATAGACCCTGAAATTGCTGACATGATTAATGTACAAGATAACTGCAAAGCGGATGAAGTCGATGAAGACAATGTCTATGGTGTGTTTGTCTCCTACATTGAGATCTATAATAACTACATCTATGACCTTTTGGATGAAACCCCCATCGACCCCACCAAGCCAAA GCTTCCCCAGTCCAAGATTCTCCGTGAGGATCAGAATCACAACATGTATGTGGCAGGCTGCACGGAAGTGGAAGTCAAATCCACCGAGGAAGCCTTTGAGGTCTTCTGGAGAG GCCAAAAGAAGAGGCGCATTGCAAACACTCAGCTTAACCGAGAATCCAGCCGTTCGCATAGTGTGTTCCTGATAAAACTGGCCCAAGCTCCCTTGGATGCAGATGGCGACAATGTTCTGCAG GACAGAGAACTGATAACCCTGAGCCAGTTATCTTTGGTAGACCTTGCAGGCAGTGAGAGAACAAACAGAACAAAAGCCGAAGGAAACAGACTGCGGGAAGCAG GTAACATTAATCAATCACTGATGACACTCAGGACTTGCATTGAAGTTCTGCGGGAGAACCAAACCTATGGCACCAACAAG ATGGTCCCGTATCGAGACTCAAAGCTGACCCATCTATTCAAGAACTACTTTGATGGAGAAGGGAAAGTGCGTATGATTGTCTGTGTGAACCCAAAGGCTGAAGATTATGACGAGAGTTTG CAAGTCATGCGATTTGCAGAAATCACTCAAGAGGTAGAAGTTGCAAGGCCTGCTGACAAGCCACTGTGTGGGTTAATGGCTGGCCGGCGGTTTAAGAACCTGGCCTTCAGGGAGGAACTCTCTCAGCAGCTGGAACTCCGAGGTGGACCAATTGATGGAG ATAGAGAAAGGTCTGTCACAGAGATGCTCTTACAGAACTTACCCCCAATGCCTTCGTGTGAACTTCTGGACATCAATGATGACCAGACTCTTCCTCGGCTGATTGAAGTGTTGGAAAAACGTCATCGCATCCGGCAGATGCTGTCAGAAGAGTTTGCCAAAAATG TGCTTTCTGTAAAGAGCATGCTGCAAGAACTTGATACCAACATTATCTCCAAAGAGAACTTTGCGCAACTGAAAATTgcagaaaaagataaaataatagcAGGGCAGAAAACAGAAGTTGAACGTctggggaagaaaacaaaaactctAGAATATAAG ATTGACATCTTGGAAAAAACTGCGTCAATTTATGAAGAAGAGAAGCGCAACCTGCAGCTGGAGCTGGAGAACAAGAGCCAGAAGCTTCAGCGCCAGGCCTCAGATAAGCGCCGGCTGGAAGCGCGGCTTCAGGGCATGGTGACGGAAACGACCATGAAGTGGGAGAAGGAGTGT GAGCGTCGGGTCGCAGCCAAGCAGCTTGAGATGCAGAACAAGCTCTGGGTGAAGGATGAGAAGCTCAAGCAACTGAAAGCAATCGTCACAGAACCCAAGCCCACCAAACCGGAGAGACCTTCTCGGGAAAAGGACCGGGAGAAGGCCCTACAGAGATCAATGTCACCTCCACCAGTCCCT CTTTCCAGTCACTGCGCCTCTCAGCTCCCTCAGAGCAGCAACCACCCGCCGCCCCCCGCGACTCAGCTGCAGCTGCACAGGCGCTCTAACTCCTGCAGCAGCATTTCGGTGGCCTCCTGCATCTCGGAATGGGAGCAGAGGACACCTACTCAGGGCAGCAAGTACCCCAGTGGCGCCGGCAGCGTGAGCGTGCCCAGAGGCAGGAGTAGACAGCAGGAGCCAGAGCAAGCCCGGCCCTTGCTCATGCCAGACAGAAGGCGAGGCATGTGCTGGACCGGAGGACTTGAGAACAGCGGGCGAGGGGCTCTAGAGCTGGAAGAAGACCCCTGCAGCAGG AATGCCCCACTGGTTCGCCTCCGGCACAGGCGCTCTCGCTCGGCTGGGGAGAGGTGGGTTGACCACAAGCCCCCTTCCAACATTCAGACAGAGACAGTCATGCAGCCTCATGTGCCTCATGCCATCACAGTAGCAGCTGCCAATGAAAAGGCCCTGGCCAAGTGTGACAAGTACATGCTGACCCACCAGGAGATGGCTTCCGACGGGGAGATCGAAACAAAGCTGATCAAG GGAGATGTTTACAAAACCCGAGGGGGTGGGCAGGCTGTCCAGTTCACTGAGATCGAGACCCTGAAGCAAGAATCTCCAACAGG TCGCAAGAGGCGCTCCTCTCCCGTGAGTCCGGTGCCACCAGATGAGGCCACGGAATCAGAATGGACTGACGTAGAAACCAGA TGTTCTGTTGCTGTCGAGATGAAGGCCGGCTCTTACCTTGGACCCGGATACCAACACCACGCTCAGCCCAA GCGCAAAAAGCCATGA